The Theropithecus gelada isolate Dixy chromosome 11, Tgel_1.0, whole genome shotgun sequence genome includes a region encoding these proteins:
- the GSG1 gene encoding germ cell-specific gene 1 protein isoform X8 has protein sequence MAKMELAKAFSGQRTLLSAVLSMLSLSFSTISLLSNYWFVGTQKVPKPLCEKGLAAKCFDMPVSLDGDTTNTSTQEVVQYNWETGDDRFSFRSFRSGIWLSCEETVEEPALLHPQSWKQFRALRSSGTAAAKGERCRSFIELTPPTERGLLGMVAHMMYSQVFQATANLGPEDWRPHVWNYGWAFYMAWLSFTCCMASAVTTFNTYTRMVLEFKCKHSKSFKEPPNCRPHHHRCFPRQLSSAAPTAGPLTGYHQYHNQPIHSVSEGVDFYSELRNKGFQREASQELKEAVRSSVEEEQC, from the exons ATGGCCAAG ATGGAGCTCGCGAAGGCCTTCTCTGGCCAGCGGACACTCCTATCTGCCGTCCTCAGCATGCTATCACTCAGCTTCTCCACAATATCCCTGCTCAGCAACTACTGGTTTGTGGGCACACAGAAGGTGCCCAAGCCCCTGTGCGAGAAAGGTCTGGCAGCCAAGTGCTTTGACATGCCAGTGTCCCTGGATGGAGATACCACCAACACATCCACCCAGGAGGTGGTACAATACAACTGGGAGACTGGGGATGACCGGTTCTCCTTCCGGAGCTTCCGGAGTGGCATATGGCTATCCTGTGAGGAAACTGTGGAAGAACCAG CACTGCTCCATCCCCAGTCCTGGAAACAATTTAGAGCCCTTCGGTCCAGTGGTACAGCGGCAGCAAAAG GGGAGAGGTGCCGAAGTTTCATTGAACTCACACCACCAACCGAGAGAG GTCTCTTGGGGATGGTGGCCCACATGATGTATTCACAAGTCTTCCAGGCGACTGCCAACTTGGGTCCGGAAGACTGGAGACCCCATGTTTGGAATTATGGCTGGGCCTTCTA CATGGCCTGGCTCTCCTTCACCTGCTGCATGGCGTCAGCTGTCACCACCTTCAACACGTACACCAGGATGGTGCTGGAGTTCAAGTGCAAGCATAGTAAGAGCTTCAAGGAACCCCCGAACTGCCGACCACATCACCACCGGTGTTTCCCTCGGCAGCTGTCAAGTGCAGCCCCCACCGCGGGTCCTTTGACCGGCTACCACCAGTATCATAATCAGCCCATCCACTCTGTCTCTGAGGGAGTCGACTTCTACTCTGAGCTGCGGAACAAGGGATTTCAACGAGAGGCCAGCCAGGAGCTGAAAGAAGCAGTTAGGTCATCTGTAGAGGAAGAGCAGTGTTAG
- the GSG1 gene encoding germ cell-specific gene 1 protein isoform X3, whose translation MSDSSQLTQNVCLTQEMELAKAFSGQRTLLSAVLSMLSLSFSTISLLSNYWFVGTQKVPKPLCEKGLAAKCFDMPVSLDGDTTNTSTQEVVQYNWETGDDRFSFRSFRSGIWLSCEETVEEPGERCRSFIELTPPTEREILWLSLGTQITYIGLQFISFLLLLTDLLLTANPACGLKLSAFAAVSSVLSGLLGMVAHMMYSQVFQATANLGPEDWRPHVWNYGWAFYMAWLSFTCCMASAVTTFNTYTRMVLEFKCKHSKSFKEPPNCRPHHHRCFPRQLSSAAPTAGPLTGYHQYHNQPIHSVSEGVDFYSELRNKGFQREASQELKEAVRSSVEEEQC comes from the exons ATGAGCGATTCCTCTCAACTGACTCAAAATGTTTGCCTCACCCAGGAG ATGGAGCTCGCGAAGGCCTTCTCTGGCCAGCGGACACTCCTATCTGCCGTCCTCAGCATGCTATCACTCAGCTTCTCCACAATATCCCTGCTCAGCAACTACTGGTTTGTGGGCACACAGAAGGTGCCCAAGCCCCTGTGCGAGAAAGGTCTGGCAGCCAAGTGCTTTGACATGCCAGTGTCCCTGGATGGAGATACCACCAACACATCCACCCAGGAGGTGGTACAATACAACTGGGAGACTGGGGATGACCGGTTCTCCTTCCGGAGCTTCCGGAGTGGCATATGGCTATCCTGTGAGGAAACTGTGGAAGAACCAG GGGAGAGGTGCCGAAGTTTCATTGAACTCACACCACCAACCGAGAGAG AAATCCTATGGTTATCCCTGGGAACGCAGATCACCTACATCGGACTTCAATTCATCAGCTTCCTCCTGCTACTAACGGACTTGCTACTTACTGCGAACCCTGCCTGTGGGCTCAAACTGAGCGCCTTTGCTGCTGTTTCCTCTGTGCTGTCAG GTCTCTTGGGGATGGTGGCCCACATGATGTATTCACAAGTCTTCCAGGCGACTGCCAACTTGGGTCCGGAAGACTGGAGACCCCATGTTTGGAATTATGGCTGGGCCTTCTA CATGGCCTGGCTCTCCTTCACCTGCTGCATGGCGTCAGCTGTCACCACCTTCAACACGTACACCAGGATGGTGCTGGAGTTCAAGTGCAAGCATAGTAAGAGCTTCAAGGAACCCCCGAACTGCCGACCACATCACCACCGGTGTTTCCCTCGGCAGCTGTCAAGTGCAGCCCCCACCGCGGGTCCTTTGACCGGCTACCACCAGTATCATAATCAGCCCATCCACTCTGTCTCTGAGGGAGTCGACTTCTACTCTGAGCTGCGGAACAAGGGATTTCAACGAGAGGCCAGCCAGGAGCTGAAAGAAGCAGTTAGGTCATCTGTAGAGGAAGAGCAGTGTTAG
- the GSG1 gene encoding germ cell-specific gene 1 protein isoform X1, with amino-acid sequence MSDSSQLTQNVCLTQEMELAKAFSGQRTLLSAVLSMLSLSFSTISLLSNYWFVGTQKVPKPLCEKGLAAKCFDMPVSLDGDTTNTSTQEVVQYNWETGDDRFSFRSFRSGIWLSCEETVEEPALLHPQSWKQFRALRSSGTAAAKGERCRSFIELTPPTEREILWLSLGTQITYIGLQFISFLLLLTDLLLTANPACGLKLSAFAAVSSVLSGLLGMVAHMMYSQVFQATANLGPEDWRPHVWNYGWAFYMAWLSFTCCMASAVTTFNTYTRMVLEFKCKHSKSFKEPPNCRPHHHRCFPRQLSSAAPTAGPLTGYHQYHNQPIHSVSEGVDFYSELRNKGFQREASQELKEAVRSSVEEEQC; translated from the exons ATGAGCGATTCCTCTCAACTGACTCAAAATGTTTGCCTCACCCAGGAG ATGGAGCTCGCGAAGGCCTTCTCTGGCCAGCGGACACTCCTATCTGCCGTCCTCAGCATGCTATCACTCAGCTTCTCCACAATATCCCTGCTCAGCAACTACTGGTTTGTGGGCACACAGAAGGTGCCCAAGCCCCTGTGCGAGAAAGGTCTGGCAGCCAAGTGCTTTGACATGCCAGTGTCCCTGGATGGAGATACCACCAACACATCCACCCAGGAGGTGGTACAATACAACTGGGAGACTGGGGATGACCGGTTCTCCTTCCGGAGCTTCCGGAGTGGCATATGGCTATCCTGTGAGGAAACTGTGGAAGAACCAG CACTGCTCCATCCCCAGTCCTGGAAACAATTTAGAGCCCTTCGGTCCAGTGGTACAGCGGCAGCAAAAG GGGAGAGGTGCCGAAGTTTCATTGAACTCACACCACCAACCGAGAGAG AAATCCTATGGTTATCCCTGGGAACGCAGATCACCTACATCGGACTTCAATTCATCAGCTTCCTCCTGCTACTAACGGACTTGCTACTTACTGCGAACCCTGCCTGTGGGCTCAAACTGAGCGCCTTTGCTGCTGTTTCCTCTGTGCTGTCAG GTCTCTTGGGGATGGTGGCCCACATGATGTATTCACAAGTCTTCCAGGCGACTGCCAACTTGGGTCCGGAAGACTGGAGACCCCATGTTTGGAATTATGGCTGGGCCTTCTA CATGGCCTGGCTCTCCTTCACCTGCTGCATGGCGTCAGCTGTCACCACCTTCAACACGTACACCAGGATGGTGCTGGAGTTCAAGTGCAAGCATAGTAAGAGCTTCAAGGAACCCCCGAACTGCCGACCACATCACCACCGGTGTTTCCCTCGGCAGCTGTCAAGTGCAGCCCCCACCGCGGGTCCTTTGACCGGCTACCACCAGTATCATAATCAGCCCATCCACTCTGTCTCTGAGGGAGTCGACTTCTACTCTGAGCTGCGGAACAAGGGATTTCAACGAGAGGCCAGCCAGGAGCTGAAAGAAGCAGTTAGGTCATCTGTAGAGGAAGAGCAGTGTTAG
- the GSG1 gene encoding germ cell-specific gene 1 protein isoform X4, with protein sequence MAKMELAKAFSGQRTLLSAVLSMLSLSFSTISLLSNYWFVGTQKVPKPLCEKGLAAKCFDMPVSLDGDTTNTSTQEVVQYNWETGDDRFSFRSFRSGIWLSCEETVEEPGERCRSFIELTPPTEREILWLSLGTQITYIGLQFISFLLLLTDLLLTANPACGLKLSAFAAVSSVLSGLLGMVAHMMYSQVFQATANLGPEDWRPHVWNYGWAFYMAWLSFTCCMASAVTTFNTYTRMVLEFKCKHSKSFKEPPNCRPHHHRCFPRQLSSAAPTAGPLTGYHQYHNQPIHSVSEGVDFYSELRNKGFQREASQELKEAVRSSVEEEQC encoded by the exons ATGGCCAAG ATGGAGCTCGCGAAGGCCTTCTCTGGCCAGCGGACACTCCTATCTGCCGTCCTCAGCATGCTATCACTCAGCTTCTCCACAATATCCCTGCTCAGCAACTACTGGTTTGTGGGCACACAGAAGGTGCCCAAGCCCCTGTGCGAGAAAGGTCTGGCAGCCAAGTGCTTTGACATGCCAGTGTCCCTGGATGGAGATACCACCAACACATCCACCCAGGAGGTGGTACAATACAACTGGGAGACTGGGGATGACCGGTTCTCCTTCCGGAGCTTCCGGAGTGGCATATGGCTATCCTGTGAGGAAACTGTGGAAGAACCAG GGGAGAGGTGCCGAAGTTTCATTGAACTCACACCACCAACCGAGAGAG AAATCCTATGGTTATCCCTGGGAACGCAGATCACCTACATCGGACTTCAATTCATCAGCTTCCTCCTGCTACTAACGGACTTGCTACTTACTGCGAACCCTGCCTGTGGGCTCAAACTGAGCGCCTTTGCTGCTGTTTCCTCTGTGCTGTCAG GTCTCTTGGGGATGGTGGCCCACATGATGTATTCACAAGTCTTCCAGGCGACTGCCAACTTGGGTCCGGAAGACTGGAGACCCCATGTTTGGAATTATGGCTGGGCCTTCTA CATGGCCTGGCTCTCCTTCACCTGCTGCATGGCGTCAGCTGTCACCACCTTCAACACGTACACCAGGATGGTGCTGGAGTTCAAGTGCAAGCATAGTAAGAGCTTCAAGGAACCCCCGAACTGCCGACCACATCACCACCGGTGTTTCCCTCGGCAGCTGTCAAGTGCAGCCCCCACCGCGGGTCCTTTGACCGGCTACCACCAGTATCATAATCAGCCCATCCACTCTGTCTCTGAGGGAGTCGACTTCTACTCTGAGCTGCGGAACAAGGGATTTCAACGAGAGGCCAGCCAGGAGCTGAAAGAAGCAGTTAGGTCATCTGTAGAGGAAGAGCAGTGTTAG
- the GSG1 gene encoding germ cell-specific gene 1 protein isoform X10 codes for MAKMELAKAFSGQRTLLSAVLSMLSLSFSTISLLSNYWFVGTQKVPKPLCEKGLAAKCFDMPVSLDGDTTNTSTQEVVQYNWETGDDRFSFRSFRSGIWLSCEETVEEPGERCRSFIELTPPTERGLLGMVAHMMYSQVFQATANLGPEDWRPHVWNYGWAFYMAWLSFTCCMASAVTTFNTYTRMVLEFKCKHSKSFKEPPNCRPHHHRCFPRQLSSAAPTAGPLTGYHQYHNQPIHSVSEGVDFYSELRNKGFQREASQELKEAVRSSVEEEQC; via the exons ATGGCCAAG ATGGAGCTCGCGAAGGCCTTCTCTGGCCAGCGGACACTCCTATCTGCCGTCCTCAGCATGCTATCACTCAGCTTCTCCACAATATCCCTGCTCAGCAACTACTGGTTTGTGGGCACACAGAAGGTGCCCAAGCCCCTGTGCGAGAAAGGTCTGGCAGCCAAGTGCTTTGACATGCCAGTGTCCCTGGATGGAGATACCACCAACACATCCACCCAGGAGGTGGTACAATACAACTGGGAGACTGGGGATGACCGGTTCTCCTTCCGGAGCTTCCGGAGTGGCATATGGCTATCCTGTGAGGAAACTGTGGAAGAACCAG GGGAGAGGTGCCGAAGTTTCATTGAACTCACACCACCAACCGAGAGAG GTCTCTTGGGGATGGTGGCCCACATGATGTATTCACAAGTCTTCCAGGCGACTGCCAACTTGGGTCCGGAAGACTGGAGACCCCATGTTTGGAATTATGGCTGGGCCTTCTA CATGGCCTGGCTCTCCTTCACCTGCTGCATGGCGTCAGCTGTCACCACCTTCAACACGTACACCAGGATGGTGCTGGAGTTCAAGTGCAAGCATAGTAAGAGCTTCAAGGAACCCCCGAACTGCCGACCACATCACCACCGGTGTTTCCCTCGGCAGCTGTCAAGTGCAGCCCCCACCGCGGGTCCTTTGACCGGCTACCACCAGTATCATAATCAGCCCATCCACTCTGTCTCTGAGGGAGTCGACTTCTACTCTGAGCTGCGGAACAAGGGATTTCAACGAGAGGCCAGCCAGGAGCTGAAAGAAGCAGTTAGGTCATCTGTAGAGGAAGAGCAGTGTTAG
- the GSG1 gene encoding germ cell-specific gene 1 protein isoform X2, whose translation MAKMELAKAFSGQRTLLSAVLSMLSLSFSTISLLSNYWFVGTQKVPKPLCEKGLAAKCFDMPVSLDGDTTNTSTQEVVQYNWETGDDRFSFRSFRSGIWLSCEETVEEPALLHPQSWKQFRALRSSGTAAAKGERCRSFIELTPPTEREILWLSLGTQITYIGLQFISFLLLLTDLLLTANPACGLKLSAFAAVSSVLSGLLGMVAHMMYSQVFQATANLGPEDWRPHVWNYGWAFYMAWLSFTCCMASAVTTFNTYTRMVLEFKCKHSKSFKEPPNCRPHHHRCFPRQLSSAAPTAGPLTGYHQYHNQPIHSVSEGVDFYSELRNKGFQREASQELKEAVRSSVEEEQC comes from the exons ATGGCCAAG ATGGAGCTCGCGAAGGCCTTCTCTGGCCAGCGGACACTCCTATCTGCCGTCCTCAGCATGCTATCACTCAGCTTCTCCACAATATCCCTGCTCAGCAACTACTGGTTTGTGGGCACACAGAAGGTGCCCAAGCCCCTGTGCGAGAAAGGTCTGGCAGCCAAGTGCTTTGACATGCCAGTGTCCCTGGATGGAGATACCACCAACACATCCACCCAGGAGGTGGTACAATACAACTGGGAGACTGGGGATGACCGGTTCTCCTTCCGGAGCTTCCGGAGTGGCATATGGCTATCCTGTGAGGAAACTGTGGAAGAACCAG CACTGCTCCATCCCCAGTCCTGGAAACAATTTAGAGCCCTTCGGTCCAGTGGTACAGCGGCAGCAAAAG GGGAGAGGTGCCGAAGTTTCATTGAACTCACACCACCAACCGAGAGAG AAATCCTATGGTTATCCCTGGGAACGCAGATCACCTACATCGGACTTCAATTCATCAGCTTCCTCCTGCTACTAACGGACTTGCTACTTACTGCGAACCCTGCCTGTGGGCTCAAACTGAGCGCCTTTGCTGCTGTTTCCTCTGTGCTGTCAG GTCTCTTGGGGATGGTGGCCCACATGATGTATTCACAAGTCTTCCAGGCGACTGCCAACTTGGGTCCGGAAGACTGGAGACCCCATGTTTGGAATTATGGCTGGGCCTTCTA CATGGCCTGGCTCTCCTTCACCTGCTGCATGGCGTCAGCTGTCACCACCTTCAACACGTACACCAGGATGGTGCTGGAGTTCAAGTGCAAGCATAGTAAGAGCTTCAAGGAACCCCCGAACTGCCGACCACATCACCACCGGTGTTTCCCTCGGCAGCTGTCAAGTGCAGCCCCCACCGCGGGTCCTTTGACCGGCTACCACCAGTATCATAATCAGCCCATCCACTCTGTCTCTGAGGGAGTCGACTTCTACTCTGAGCTGCGGAACAAGGGATTTCAACGAGAGGCCAGCCAGGAGCTGAAAGAAGCAGTTAGGTCATCTGTAGAGGAAGAGCAGTGTTAG
- the GSG1 gene encoding germ cell-specific gene 1 protein isoform X5 gives MSDSSQLTQNVCLTQEMELAKAFSGQRTLLSAVLSMLSLSFSTISLLSNYWFVGTQKVPKPLCEKGLAAKCFDMPVSLDGDTTNTSTQEVVQYNWETGDDRFSFRSFRSGIWLSCEETVEEPALLHPQSWKQFRALRSSGTAAAKGERCRSFIELTPPTERGEKGLLEFATLQGPCHPTLQFGGKRLMEKASLPSPPLGLCGKNPMVIPGNADHLHRTSIHQLPPATNGLATYCEPCLWAQTERLCCCFLCAVRSLGDGGPHDVFTSLPGDCQLGSGRLETPCLELWLGLLHGLALLHLLHGVSCHHLQHVHQDGAGVQVQPPPRVL, from the exons ATGAGCGATTCCTCTCAACTGACTCAAAATGTTTGCCTCACCCAGGAG ATGGAGCTCGCGAAGGCCTTCTCTGGCCAGCGGACACTCCTATCTGCCGTCCTCAGCATGCTATCACTCAGCTTCTCCACAATATCCCTGCTCAGCAACTACTGGTTTGTGGGCACACAGAAGGTGCCCAAGCCCCTGTGCGAGAAAGGTCTGGCAGCCAAGTGCTTTGACATGCCAGTGTCCCTGGATGGAGATACCACCAACACATCCACCCAGGAGGTGGTACAATACAACTGGGAGACTGGGGATGACCGGTTCTCCTTCCGGAGCTTCCGGAGTGGCATATGGCTATCCTGTGAGGAAACTGTGGAAGAACCAG CACTGCTCCATCCCCAGTCCTGGAAACAATTTAGAGCCCTTCGGTCCAGTGGTACAGCGGCAGCAAAAG GGGAGAGGTGCCGAAGTTTCATTGAACTCACACCACCAACCGAGAGAGGTGAGAAAGGACTACTGGAATTTGCCACGTTGCAAGGCCCATGTCACCCCACTCTCCAATTTGGAGGGAAGCGGTTGATGGAGAaggcttccctcccctcccctcccttgggGCTTTGTGGCAA AAATCCTATGGTTATCCCTGGGAACGCAGATCACCTACATCGGACTTCAATTCATCAGCTTCCTCCTGCTACTAACGGACTTGCTACTTACTGCGAACCCTGCCTGTGGGCTCAAACTGAGCGCCTTTGCTGCTGTTTCCTCTGTGCTGTCAG GTCTCTTGGGGATGGTGGCCCACATGATGTATTCACAAGTCTTCCAGGCGACTGCCAACTTGGGTCCGGAAGACTGGAGACCCCATGTTTGGAATTATGGCTGGGCCTTCTA CATGGCCTGGCTCTCCTTCACCTGCTGCATGGCGTCAGCTGTCACCACCTTCAACACGTACACCAGGATGGTGCTGGAGTTCAAGTGCAA CCCCCACCGCGGGTCCTTTGA
- the GSG1 gene encoding germ cell-specific gene 1 protein isoform X7, which yields MSDSSQLTQNVCLTQEMELAKAFSGQRTLLSAVLSMLSLSFSTISLLSNYWFVGTQKVPKPLCEKGLAAKCFDMPVSLDGDTTNTSTQEVVQYNWETGDDRFSFRSFRSGIWLSCEETVEEPGERCRSFIELTPPTERGEKGLLEFATLQGPCHPTLQFGGKRLMEKASLPSPPLGLCGKNPMVIPGNADHLHRTSIHQLPPATNGLATYCEPCLWAQTERLCCCFLCAVRSLGDGGPHDVFTSLPGDCQLGSGRLETPCLELWLGLLHGLALLHLLHGVSCHHLQHVHQDGAGVQVQA from the exons ATGAGCGATTCCTCTCAACTGACTCAAAATGTTTGCCTCACCCAGGAG ATGGAGCTCGCGAAGGCCTTCTCTGGCCAGCGGACACTCCTATCTGCCGTCCTCAGCATGCTATCACTCAGCTTCTCCACAATATCCCTGCTCAGCAACTACTGGTTTGTGGGCACACAGAAGGTGCCCAAGCCCCTGTGCGAGAAAGGTCTGGCAGCCAAGTGCTTTGACATGCCAGTGTCCCTGGATGGAGATACCACCAACACATCCACCCAGGAGGTGGTACAATACAACTGGGAGACTGGGGATGACCGGTTCTCCTTCCGGAGCTTCCGGAGTGGCATATGGCTATCCTGTGAGGAAACTGTGGAAGAACCAG GGGAGAGGTGCCGAAGTTTCATTGAACTCACACCACCAACCGAGAGAGGTGAGAAAGGACTACTGGAATTTGCCACGTTGCAAGGCCCATGTCACCCCACTCTCCAATTTGGAGGGAAGCGGTTGATGGAGAaggcttccctcccctcccctcccttgggGCTTTGTGGCAA AAATCCTATGGTTATCCCTGGGAACGCAGATCACCTACATCGGACTTCAATTCATCAGCTTCCTCCTGCTACTAACGGACTTGCTACTTACTGCGAACCCTGCCTGTGGGCTCAAACTGAGCGCCTTTGCTGCTGTTTCCTCTGTGCTGTCAG GTCTCTTGGGGATGGTGGCCCACATGATGTATTCACAAGTCTTCCAGGCGACTGCCAACTTGGGTCCGGAAGACTGGAGACCCCATGTTTGGAATTATGGCTGGGCCTTCTA CATGGCCTGGCTCTCCTTCACCTGCTGCATGGCGTCAGCTGTCACCACCTTCAACACGTACACCAGGATGGTGCTGGAGTTCAAGTGCAAGCATAG
- the GSG1 gene encoding germ cell-specific gene 1 protein isoform X9 — protein MAKMELAKAFSGQRTLLSAVLSMLSLSFSTISLLSNYWFVGTQKVPKPLCEKGLAAKCFDMPVSLDGDTTNTSTQEVVQYNWETGDDRFSFRSFRSGIWLSCEETVEEPGERCRSFIELTPPTERGEKGLLEFATLQGPCHPTLQFGGKRLMEKASLPSPPLGLCGKNPMVIPGNADHLHRTSIHQLPPATNGLATYCEPCLWAQTERLCCCFLCAVRSLGDGGPHDVFTSLPGDCQLGSGRLETPCLELWLGLLHGLALLHLLHGVSCHHLQHVHQDGAGVQVQA, from the exons ATGGCCAAG ATGGAGCTCGCGAAGGCCTTCTCTGGCCAGCGGACACTCCTATCTGCCGTCCTCAGCATGCTATCACTCAGCTTCTCCACAATATCCCTGCTCAGCAACTACTGGTTTGTGGGCACACAGAAGGTGCCCAAGCCCCTGTGCGAGAAAGGTCTGGCAGCCAAGTGCTTTGACATGCCAGTGTCCCTGGATGGAGATACCACCAACACATCCACCCAGGAGGTGGTACAATACAACTGGGAGACTGGGGATGACCGGTTCTCCTTCCGGAGCTTCCGGAGTGGCATATGGCTATCCTGTGAGGAAACTGTGGAAGAACCAG GGGAGAGGTGCCGAAGTTTCATTGAACTCACACCACCAACCGAGAGAGGTGAGAAAGGACTACTGGAATTTGCCACGTTGCAAGGCCCATGTCACCCCACTCTCCAATTTGGAGGGAAGCGGTTGATGGAGAaggcttccctcccctcccctcccttgggGCTTTGTGGCAA AAATCCTATGGTTATCCCTGGGAACGCAGATCACCTACATCGGACTTCAATTCATCAGCTTCCTCCTGCTACTAACGGACTTGCTACTTACTGCGAACCCTGCCTGTGGGCTCAAACTGAGCGCCTTTGCTGCTGTTTCCTCTGTGCTGTCAG GTCTCTTGGGGATGGTGGCCCACATGATGTATTCACAAGTCTTCCAGGCGACTGCCAACTTGGGTCCGGAAGACTGGAGACCCCATGTTTGGAATTATGGCTGGGCCTTCTA CATGGCCTGGCTCTCCTTCACCTGCTGCATGGCGTCAGCTGTCACCACCTTCAACACGTACACCAGGATGGTGCTGGAGTTCAAGTGCAAGCATAG
- the GSG1 gene encoding germ cell-specific gene 1 protein isoform X6 produces the protein MSDSSQLTQNVCLTQEMELAKAFSGQRTLLSAVLSMLSLSFSTISLLSNYWFVGTQKVPKPLCEKGLAAKCFDMPVSLDGDTTNTSTQEVVQYNWETGDDRFSFRSFRSGIWLSCEETVEEPALLHPQSWKQFRALRSSGTAAAKGERCRSFIELTPPTERGEKGLLEFATLQGPCHPTLQFGGKRLMEKASLPSPPLGLCGKNPMVIPGNADHLHRTSIHQLPPATNGLATYCEPCLWAQTERLCCCFLCAVRSLGDGGPHDVFTSLPGDCQLGSGRLETPCLELWLGLLHGLALLHLLHGVSCHHLQHVHQDGAGVQVQA, from the exons ATGAGCGATTCCTCTCAACTGACTCAAAATGTTTGCCTCACCCAGGAG ATGGAGCTCGCGAAGGCCTTCTCTGGCCAGCGGACACTCCTATCTGCCGTCCTCAGCATGCTATCACTCAGCTTCTCCACAATATCCCTGCTCAGCAACTACTGGTTTGTGGGCACACAGAAGGTGCCCAAGCCCCTGTGCGAGAAAGGTCTGGCAGCCAAGTGCTTTGACATGCCAGTGTCCCTGGATGGAGATACCACCAACACATCCACCCAGGAGGTGGTACAATACAACTGGGAGACTGGGGATGACCGGTTCTCCTTCCGGAGCTTCCGGAGTGGCATATGGCTATCCTGTGAGGAAACTGTGGAAGAACCAG CACTGCTCCATCCCCAGTCCTGGAAACAATTTAGAGCCCTTCGGTCCAGTGGTACAGCGGCAGCAAAAG GGGAGAGGTGCCGAAGTTTCATTGAACTCACACCACCAACCGAGAGAGGTGAGAAAGGACTACTGGAATTTGCCACGTTGCAAGGCCCATGTCACCCCACTCTCCAATTTGGAGGGAAGCGGTTGATGGAGAaggcttccctcccctcccctcccttgggGCTTTGTGGCAA AAATCCTATGGTTATCCCTGGGAACGCAGATCACCTACATCGGACTTCAATTCATCAGCTTCCTCCTGCTACTAACGGACTTGCTACTTACTGCGAACCCTGCCTGTGGGCTCAAACTGAGCGCCTTTGCTGCTGTTTCCTCTGTGCTGTCAG GTCTCTTGGGGATGGTGGCCCACATGATGTATTCACAAGTCTTCCAGGCGACTGCCAACTTGGGTCCGGAAGACTGGAGACCCCATGTTTGGAATTATGGCTGGGCCTTCTA CATGGCCTGGCTCTCCTTCACCTGCTGCATGGCGTCAGCTGTCACCACCTTCAACACGTACACCAGGATGGTGCTGGAGTTCAAGTGCAAGCATAG